AGTTTCATCGGCGAAATTGCTCCGGCATCGTGCGCAATTCGTTCTTCACCAACCGTTCCATCCATATCGTCTGCGCCGAAATTGAGCGCAACGCTTGCAACTTCTTCCGTGAGCATCACCCAATACGCTTTGATATGCGGAATGTTATCGAGCATCAATCGCGAAATTGCAATCGTTTTCAAATCGTCAATCGCGGAAGTATATTGCGAACGCGGTTTGATATTGGTATCGCCGGGTTGAAACGCAAGCGGAATGAACGAAAGAAATCCGTTCGTTTCATCTTGCAACTCGCGCAGTTTCAGCAAATGCACAATGCGTTCTTCGAGCGTTTCGATATGTCCGTAAAGCAACGTGCAGTTTGTCGGAATTCCCATTTTGTGCGCAGTGCGATGAATATCCAACCACACTTTCGCGCCGATTTTTTGATTGAACAAAAGTCGTCGCACACGTTCCGAAAAAACTTCTGCGCCACCGCCGGGCATTGTTCGTAATCCTGCTTCAACAAGTTGTCGTAACACTTCTTCAATCGGCAAGTGAAATTTTTTATGAAAAAAATCTATTTCAACAGCAGTGAACGCTTTGATGTCAATGTTCGGAAAATGTTTTTTGATATCGCGCAAAATATTCAAGTAACGTTCCCATTCCCAATCTGCCGGCATTCCAGCGGTGATGTGAACTTCGTGCAACTCGTGCGACAATTTAGAAAGAATTTCTTCCGTCGTCATTTCATACGCGTCGGGTTTTCCTTTTTTCGTTGCGAAGTCGCAGAACTTGCAGGAGAGAACGCAAATGTTTGTCGGCTCGATTTTTCTGTTCAGCACGAAATACACAGCGTCGCCGCTTTTTTGCTGCTGGACGTAATGCGCCATTTTTCCCAGCGAAATAAAATCGTTGGTTGCATACATCGCAAGTCCATCTTCCAGCGTCAGTCGTTCGCCGTTTTGAACTTT
This genomic window from Ignavibacteria bacterium contains:
- the mqnE gene encoding aminofutalosine synthase MqnE, yielding MTTNITFRDKQLETIFTKVQNGERLTLEDGLAMYATNDFISLGKMAHYVQQQKSGDAVYFVLNRKIEPTNICVLSCKFCDFATKKGKPDAYEMTTEEILSKLSHELHEVHITAGMPADWEWERYLNILRDIKKHFPNIDIKAFTAVEIDFFHKKFHLPIEEVLRQLVEAGLRTMPGGGAEVFSERVRRLLFNQKIGAKVWLDIHRTAHKMGIPTNCTLLYGHIETLEERIVHLLKLRELQDETNGFLSFIPLAFQPGDTNIKPRSQYTSAIDDLKTIAISRLMLDNIPHIKAYWVMLTEEVASVALNFGADDMDGTVGEERIAHDAGAISPMKLAKNQLVKIIRDAGKIPVERDIYYNPINIYAENVIGKIPYLNATPFYNVMEKQQFKILPIAPRRMGELAKREQIDAGLFSLVDYLEQENDFELLNGCIATRDQVKSVMLFSNFVWEDLNGRRIGITDETATSVQLLKVLLEKKYKVKARFERMHSGVNDYAQYDAVLLIGDTALQAKHHLYFGFELLFDLATEWYEWQKLPFVFAVWAMKKNLSDEKKETLKEILQRSIENGEDNLETIGLYHGKTLGLSQQEIVEYLQGFNYHLGERERNAMQVFKFLMEREREKVVQ